The Puniceicoccus vermicola genome segment CATCCCGCCGGAGTCAGCTCATTCAGCCGCATATCAAGGTCCTACGCCGCACGGTCAAACCCTACGGCTACCGGCTCAAAGAGTTCTTCCTCGGATATAAACCTGACTCGCAAGAAGAGCTTCTCGCCCAACTTCGTCGGGAAGAAATTCGGGGAATCGTTCTCGGCTGGGGCGAATGGCAGGATCGAATGGAGGGGTTTCCCTGGGAAGAATTTGCTGTGGTTTCTGCCGAGAGGAATCAGATCCATCCTTCATTGGACCGCATTAGCATGAACCACTTCAGCGCCACTGATGAGGCATTTCAACAGCTGGAAGAGAGCAAAGTATCCCGCATTGGCTTGATCTGCCACACGGATCTCCCTCTACGGGTGCGCAAAAATATCATCGGTTCTTATCGGATGAACGTCCACCGCCGCGACCATTGGGCCTCCGATATCCCACCCTACTTCTACACTCTTGGGGAGTCCCCCGAAGATTTCTTAGAGTGGTTTTCCCAATACCAGCTCGACGCCATCCTCTCGCACCGGATCATTGATCTCACATTTTTTAAAGATGGGGGCATCCGCTTCCCGCAAGACGCCCAATACGCAGTGATCGAAATCGATGACGGCGGCAAAGGAGGAGAATCCGGCGTGATCGGCCGCGATGACCTCGGCCGCGTCCTCGCTGAGACGATCGCCGCAAAACTTCACTACGATGAGCGAGTCAATCCTGAGACCGAGGGAAATCTGATCCTCGTTGACGGATACTGGCACAACGGCAGCACCACCAGCCAATAGATCTCTCAACCCGATCATGAGCACCCGCGTAACCCTGAAAACCATCGCCGAAGAATGCGGCGTCAGCACCGCCACCGTCTCCTATGCTCTGCGCCGCAGCAGTCGGATTCCCCAGTCGACCCGTGACCGGATCAGCAAGGTGGCGCAAGAACTCGGATATCGTCCCGACCCGAGCCTCTCATCGCTCG includes the following:
- a CDS encoding LacI family DNA-binding transcriptional regulator, with amino-acid sequence MNMKELASLCGVSVATVSYALRDDTRVSEAVRKRIAQKAREVGYKTNPQNSALVRYRKGSSDALRPPTIAIVYAHGKTSRRSQLIQPHIKVLRRTVKPYGYRLKEFFLGYKPDSQEELLAQLRREEIRGIVLGWGEWQDRMEGFPWEEFAVVSAERNQIHPSLDRISMNHFSATDEAFQQLEESKVSRIGLICHTDLPLRVRKNIIGSYRMNVHRRDHWASDIPPYFYTLGESPEDFLEWFSQYQLDAILSHRIIDLTFFKDGGIRFPQDAQYAVIEIDDGGKGGESGVIGRDDLGRVLAETIAAKLHYDERVNPETEGNLILVDGYWHNGSTTSQ